Proteins encoded in a region of the Eschrichtius robustus isolate mEscRob2 chromosome 16, mEscRob2.pri, whole genome shotgun sequence genome:
- the LOC137749765 gene encoding zinc finger protein 33B-like — protein MPSQVLTVFQEQQKMNKSQKCADQGSVSFRDVTVDFTWDEWLQLTCMQRTLYRDVMLENYSHLVSVGYCISKPEVVFKLEQGEEPWPLERAFPCRSDPDRSQENQDKHLWRVSLVNKKTLTKKRENVFRKTPCQYDLHGMSLKNVSESVISDKNHSSKNSNEINACGKLLLDNNQENTHPGKKSDEHNQDGKSLSHNKDPTGQQKIQPLGPPVEGHECGAAVLSEAAIITPQRTQTEEKPQDYKEQGGNTSDKSTLKVQQEIHTRENHSEVNEREKSTLFKHQEVNVEEETHESNENENNSSKKSHLTQLYKTHTGERTFECSHCKKSFYQESHLTQHQKTHTREEPCESNKCGKTFQKSQPTDPQRTHTGEKPHECDKAPGKSAITDQQRTQSEKKLHVCNECKKSFRHCSALKVHQRIHTGEKPYQCKDCGKSFYAKSNFNHHQRTHTGETIRM, from the exons ATGCCTTCCCAGGTTTTGACAGTCTTCCAGGAACAACAGAAAATGAACAAATCCCAG AAGTGTGCTGACCAGGGATCCGTGTCATTCAGGGACGTGACTGTGGACTTCACCTGGGATGAGTGGCTACAGCTGACCTGTATGCAGAGGACCCTGTACCGGGATGTGATGCTGGAAAACTACAGCCACCTGGTCTCCGTGG GGTACTGCATCAGCAAACCAGAGGTGGTCTTCAAGCTAGAGCAAGGAGAAGAGCCGTGGCCATTAGAGAGAGCATTTCCATGCCGGAGTGATCCAG ACAGAAGCCAGGAAAACCAAGATAAACATTTGTGGCGAGTTTCACTCgtaaacaaaaaaacactgaCTAAGAAGAGAGAGAATGTTTTCAGAAAAACACCCTGTCAATATGACTTACATGGAATGAGTTTGAAAAATGTTTCAGAATCTGTTATTAGTGATAAAAATCATTCAAGTAAGAACTCTAATGAAATTAATGCATGTGGGAAGTTGCTTCTTGATAATAATCAAGAAAATACTCATCCTGGAAAGAAAtctgatgaacataaccaagatGGAAAATCTCTAAGTCATAATAAGGACCCTACTGGGCAACAGAAAATTCAGCCTCTGGGACCACCTGTTGAAGGTCATGAATGTGGGGCAGCTGTCCTTAGTGAGGCAGCCATCATCACACCTCAGAGGACCCAAACTGAAGAGAAGCCCCAGGATTATAAGGAACAGGGGGGAAATACCAGTGACAAGTCAACCCTTAAAGTCCAGCAGGAAATTCACACAAGGGAGAATCATTCTGAAGTTAATGAGCGTGAGAAGTCAACCCTCTTTAAACATCAGGAAGTTAACGTGGAGGAGGAAACCCACGaatcaaatgaaaatgagaataattCCAGCAAGAAGTCCCATCTCACTCAACTTTATAAAACTCACACGGGAGAGAGAACATTTGAATGCAGTCACTGCAAGAAATCTTTTTACCAGGAATCCCACCTCACTCAACatcagaaaacacacacaagagAGGAACCATGTGAAAGTAATAAATGTGGGAAAACCTTCCAGAAATCACAACCCACTGACCCTCAGAGAacccacacaggagagaaaccccaTGAATGTGATAAAGCCCCTGGAAAGTCGGCCATTACTGACCAGCAGAGGACACAGTCAGAAAAGAAGCTTCATGTATGTAATGAATGCAAGAAATCTTTTCGTCATTGTTCAGCCCTAAAGGtccatcagagaattcacacaggagagaagccCTATCAATGTAAGGATTGTGGGAAGTCCTTCTATGCAAAATCAAACTTCAACCATCATCAGAGAACTCACACGGGAGAAACCATACGAATGTAA